One stretch of Streptomyces hygroscopicus DNA includes these proteins:
- a CDS encoding multiple sugar transport system permeaseprotein produces MSVAVSPDTSARRARGGGTAPAGGRRRGFPIGRTAVYVALTALAIFSLGPIVLFFFNALKTNSEYAADSLGLPTSWTWSNFTSAWSQANMGAGLWNSLLIVLGTVAITCVVASLAAYALARLKVRGSSAFMTYLLVSSALPSQMFLVPLFYMWARVGLYDTRIGLILIYCGLFSPFGTLLLRSFLLGIPREMEEAARVDGAGELRVFLQVVLPNALPGILTVALTTGLSAYNEFLFAVTMIQSDSKMPLSTTFFTFQQGFTQNFTLISAAGFIMIAPMLILFLLLQRRFINGLANSGMGGI; encoded by the coding sequence ATGAGCGTCGCCGTATCACCGGACACGTCGGCCCGCAGAGCCCGGGGTGGTGGCACGGCACCGGCCGGGGGCCGGCGCCGCGGGTTCCCGATCGGGCGTACCGCTGTGTACGTCGCGCTGACGGCGTTGGCCATCTTCTCCCTCGGCCCGATCGTGCTGTTCTTCTTCAACGCGCTCAAGACGAACAGTGAGTACGCGGCCGACTCCCTCGGACTGCCGACGAGCTGGACATGGAGCAACTTCACCTCGGCGTGGTCCCAGGCCAACATGGGTGCGGGCTTGTGGAACTCGCTGCTGATCGTCCTCGGCACCGTGGCGATCACGTGCGTGGTCGCGAGCCTCGCCGCCTATGCCCTGGCGCGGCTCAAGGTGCGCGGGTCCTCTGCGTTCATGACCTATCTGCTGGTCTCCAGCGCGCTGCCCTCCCAGATGTTCCTCGTCCCGCTGTTCTACATGTGGGCACGAGTCGGCCTCTACGACACCCGGATCGGGCTGATCCTCATCTACTGCGGGCTGTTCTCCCCGTTCGGCACCCTGCTCCTGCGTTCGTTCCTGCTGGGAATCCCGCGCGAGATGGAGGAGGCCGCCCGGGTGGACGGGGCCGGTGAACTGCGGGTCTTCCTCCAGGTCGTCCTGCCGAACGCTCTTCCGGGAATCCTTACGGTGGCACTGACCACCGGACTGTCGGCCTACAACGAGTTCCTGTTCGCGGTGACGATGATCCAGTCGGATTCCAAGATGCCGCTGTCGACGACCTTCTTCACCTTTCAGCAGGGCTTCACCCAGAACTTCACGCTCATCAGCGCGGCCGGATTCATCATGATCGCGCCGATGCTCATTCTCTTTCTCCTGCTGCAGCGCAGGTTCATCAACGGCCTCGCCAACTCCGGGATGGGAGGCATATGA
- a CDS encoding LysR family transcriptional regulator gives MVGPRHPLAGAPWVSPADLAGHRIWIPGIRPGTEWAAFYQALSETFGLSIDALGPNFGDEALMDALADSVSLATLVGSGDRYLWPPTHDLRRIPLRDPTPVYPHLLLFRDGDQHPVLTALRDHLRTTGPQIPHDVWAPDWVDQTTELTDTP, from the coding sequence TTGGTCGGACCCCGCCATCCGCTGGCCGGCGCGCCCTGGGTCAGTCCTGCGGACCTGGCCGGCCACCGCATCTGGATCCCCGGGATCAGGCCGGGCACGGAGTGGGCGGCGTTCTATCAGGCGCTGTCCGAGACCTTCGGCCTGAGCATCGACGCGCTCGGCCCCAACTTCGGTGACGAGGCCCTGATGGACGCGCTGGCCGACTCGGTCTCGCTGGCCACCCTCGTCGGCAGCGGGGACCGGTACCTGTGGCCCCCAACCCACGACCTACGACGCATCCCGTTGCGCGACCCGACCCCGGTCTACCCACACCTGCTGCTGTTCCGCGACGGAGACCAGCACCCGGTGCTGACCGCGCTACGCGACCATCTGCGCACCACAGGCCCGCAAATCCCGCACGACGTGTGGGCACCGGACTGGGTAGACCAGACGACCGAATTAACGGACACGCCTTAA
- a CDS encoding transmembrane efflux protein, which produces MCLSRAAIRLETACWLIPSSSAAAWNWPVSATATNVRSTSTSTLPPYFHNCWLCLAWRRVV; this is translated from the coding sequence ATGTGCCTCTCCAGGGCCGCGATCCGCTTGGAGACCGCCTGCTGGCTGATCCCCAGCTCGTCGGCCGCAGCCTGGAACTGGCCGGTCTCGGCGACGGCCACGAACGTCCGCAGCACTTCAACATCCACGCTTCCACCCTACTTCCACAACTGTTGGTTGTGTCTGGCGTGGCGCAGGGTTGTTTGA
- a CDS encoding ATP/GTP-binding protein, protein MRTPAIDALAKNVRTLMILGRHQAATARPSLIVTGPAGAGKTTALLQVGRACHLAHTRRHGTAAAGQVPVAYVLVPPAASAKTLATGFARYLGIPVATGMSQAQITNAVRHTYTAARVQLVMIDEVHRLTPRTTTSAQTADLLKDLTERIGATFVYVGIDVTATPLFTGVHGAQLAGRASLIDWAAFPTRLGDQEPFRDLITAMEAALDLRHHRRGSLPHLAPYLHQRTAGRIGSLARLIRRAAITALIDGTERITKTTREAIRLDHLAERHYRPRHQPARTP, encoded by the coding sequence GTGCGTACCCCGGCCATCGACGCGCTTGCCAAGAACGTACGCACCCTGATGATCCTCGGCCGTCACCAGGCAGCCACCGCACGGCCGTCCCTGATCGTCACCGGTCCCGCCGGCGCCGGGAAAACCACCGCCCTGCTCCAGGTCGGCCGCGCCTGCCACCTCGCCCACACCCGCCGCCACGGCACCGCAGCGGCCGGGCAGGTTCCCGTCGCCTACGTCCTGGTCCCGCCCGCCGCCAGTGCCAAGACCCTGGCCACCGGGTTCGCCCGCTACCTCGGCATCCCCGTCGCCACCGGCATGTCCCAGGCCCAGATCACGAACGCCGTCCGCCACACCTACACAGCCGCCCGCGTCCAGCTGGTGATGATCGACGAGGTCCACCGGCTCACCCCCCGTACCACCACCAGCGCCCAGACCGCCGACCTGCTCAAAGACCTCACCGAACGCATCGGCGCCACCTTCGTCTACGTCGGCATCGACGTAACCGCCACACCCCTGTTCACCGGCGTCCACGGCGCGCAGCTCGCCGGACGCGCCTCTCTCATCGACTGGGCCGCCTTCCCCACCCGCCTCGGCGACCAAGAGCCCTTCCGCGACCTCATCACCGCGATGGAAGCTGCGCTCGACCTGCGTCACCACCGCCGCGGAAGCCTTCCCCATCTGGCCCCCTACCTGCACCAACGCACCGCCGGCCGCATCGGCAGCCTCGCCCGCCTCATCCGCCGGGCCGCCATCACCGCCCTCATCGACGGCACCGAACGCATCACCAAAACAACCCGCGAAGCCATCCGCCTGGACCACCTCGCCGAACGGCACTACCGCCCCCGGCACCAGCCCGCCCGGACCCCGTGA
- a CDS encoding integrase: MWAALLAISGYVPVPLTGAGYLELLPVRWQPITERGIRLDYRTYNDPALDPHRGQHSSIASKDGKWEVHHSPHDPRQIWVRLTDGQLHEIPWIHRDHVHQPFDDQIWRHIQTEVEQRGDRDQHEADLADALDQLLRRPRSPAGTEHNTRRRKTRRAGNTPALPDPPGQRRPLDAQTAPAPDWNESLDDLIGVDAAADTNTSELKDTGVLPAEAGGYELWDAEAEAEQW; the protein is encoded by the coding sequence ATGTGGGCCGCGCTGCTCGCCATCAGCGGCTACGTGCCGGTGCCACTCACCGGGGCCGGCTACCTCGAACTGCTGCCCGTGCGCTGGCAGCCCATCACCGAACGCGGCATCCGGCTCGACTACCGAACCTACAACGACCCCGCCCTCGACCCCCATCGCGGCCAGCACTCCAGTATCGCGAGCAAGGACGGCAAGTGGGAGGTCCACCACAGCCCCCACGACCCCCGCCAGATCTGGGTCCGCCTCACCGACGGACAGCTCCACGAGATCCCATGGATCCACCGCGACCACGTCCACCAGCCCTTCGACGATCAGATCTGGCGCCACATCCAGACCGAGGTCGAACAACGCGGTGACCGCGACCAGCACGAGGCCGACCTCGCCGACGCCCTCGACCAGCTCCTGCGCCGCCCCCGCAGTCCCGCCGGGACCGAGCACAACACCCGTCGCCGGAAGACCCGTCGCGCCGGCAACACGCCAGCGCTGCCCGACCCGCCGGGTCAGCGGCGCCCCCTCGACGCACAGACCGCACCGGCCCCGGACTGGAACGAGAGCCTGGACGACCTCATCGGCGTCGACGCCGCGGCCGACACCAACACGAGCGAGCTGAAGGACACGGGCGTATTGCCGGCCGAGGCAGGCGGATACGAGCTATGGGACGCCGAAGCAGAGGCCGAGCAATGGTGA
- a CDS encoding integrase has protein sequence MKGLQVLVGQILEDAHGRGVVELPSRSSFYLLVNALAVPADRLGRPARTATAPTRASSAPVVLRPGEQAQIDTTRLDIMAVLEDGTMGRPELTIAVDVATRSILAAVLRPHSSKAVDAALLLAEMAVTQPARPAWPRSLYLSRAEVPYERMLSLDELLEGAAARPVIVPETIVVDRGKIYLSEGFIAACETLGVSVQPAPPRRPQAKAVVERTFGAINDLFCQHVAGHTGSNTLRRGKDVAAEARWMIPQLQDFLDEWITCG, from the coding sequence GTGAAGGGACTACAGGTGCTGGTCGGGCAGATCCTTGAGGATGCGCACGGGCGCGGGGTGGTGGAGCTGCCGTCACGGTCGTCGTTCTACCTGCTGGTGAACGCCCTCGCCGTCCCGGCCGATCGTCTGGGACGTCCCGCGCGCACCGCCACCGCACCTACTCGCGCCTCGTCGGCGCCGGTTGTCCTGCGGCCCGGGGAACAGGCGCAGATCGACACCACTCGCCTGGACATCATGGCCGTCCTGGAGGACGGCACGATGGGGCGGCCGGAGCTGACCATCGCCGTCGACGTCGCCACCCGCTCCATCCTGGCCGCCGTCCTGCGCCCGCACAGCAGCAAAGCCGTCGACGCGGCCCTGCTTCTCGCGGAGATGGCCGTCACCCAGCCCGCCCGGCCGGCCTGGCCCAGGTCGCTGTATCTGTCGCGGGCCGAGGTGCCCTATGAGCGAATGCTGTCGCTGGACGAACTTCTGGAGGGCGCGGCCGCACGCCCGGTGATCGTGCCCGAGACGATCGTCGTCGACCGCGGCAAGATCTACCTCTCCGAAGGCTTCATCGCCGCCTGCGAGACGCTCGGGGTGAGCGTGCAGCCCGCCCCTCCGAGGCGGCCGCAGGCCAAGGCCGTGGTGGAGCGGACCTTCGGTGCGATCAACGACCTGTTCTGCCAGCACGTCGCCGGCCACACCGGGTCCAACACCCTGCGGCGTGGCAAGGATGTGGCCGCCGAAGCGCGGTGGATGATCCCCCAGCTGCAGGACTTCCTCGACGAATGGATCACCTGCGGGTGA
- a CDS encoding IS6 family transposase, producing the protein MVGVDEYATREGRHYGTVLVDIETRRPIDLLPDREASSLAVWLAERPGVEVICRDRAPFFAGGAAAGAPQAVQVADRWHLWHNLSEAAERAVAQHRHCLRALVPAAPDPEPEPAAGEKPSSSPWPTGHRFAERTRAKHATIHALLAAGHSKRSVARQLGMSQNTVLRFSRADTPEGLFAGQWQNRTSVLDEYKTYLDDRWSEGCTNAWKLWEEIVPLGYKGGSGSNCVVQSQSVTTELGLGTGGAY; encoded by the coding sequence GTGGTCGGCGTTGATGAGTACGCCACCCGCGAGGGCCGCCACTACGGCACCGTCCTCGTCGACATCGAGACCCGCCGCCCCATCGACCTGTTGCCCGACCGGGAAGCATCCAGCCTGGCGGTCTGGCTCGCCGAACGGCCAGGCGTCGAGGTCATCTGCCGGGACCGGGCACCGTTCTTCGCCGGGGGCGCCGCCGCCGGCGCCCCGCAGGCCGTCCAGGTCGCGGACCGGTGGCACCTCTGGCACAACCTGAGCGAAGCCGCCGAACGGGCCGTCGCCCAGCACCGCCACTGCCTACGAGCCCTCGTTCCTGCGGCCCCCGACCCCGAGCCAGAGCCCGCAGCAGGAGAGAAGCCGTCCAGTTCACCCTGGCCGACAGGCCACCGGTTCGCCGAGCGCACCCGTGCCAAGCACGCCACCATTCACGCACTGCTCGCCGCCGGACACAGCAAGCGGTCCGTGGCACGGCAACTCGGCATGAGCCAGAACACTGTCCTGCGGTTCTCCCGTGCTGACACGCCTGAAGGGCTTTTCGCCGGGCAGTGGCAGAACCGGACCTCCGTCCTCGACGAGTACAAGACCTACCTCGACGACCGCTGGAGCGAGGGCTGCACCAACGCCTGGAAGCTCTGGGAGGAGATCGTGCCGCTCGGCTACAAAGGCGGCTCTGGCTCAAATTGTGTGGTGCAGTCACAATCGGTGACGACCGAGCTGGGTCTGGGGACTGGCGGGGCTTACTGA
- a CDS encoding acetyltransferase yields the protein MTFKCEWRGDFDNPALNALHADGFGYPVAQTDWRERLERYSLGWVCAREDGSLIGFVNVAWDGGVHAFILDTVVAQHRRSRGVGAALVATAAHEARAAKCEWLHVDFEEHLRSFYFDACGFQETPAGLIAL from the coding sequence GTGACGTTCAAGTGCGAGTGGCGGGGCGACTTCGACAACCCTGCCCTCAACGCGTTGCACGCTGACGGCTTCGGCTACCCGGTCGCTCAGACTGACTGGCGAGAGCGACTTGAGCGCTACAGTCTCGGCTGGGTCTGCGCGCGTGAAGACGGCTCGTTGATCGGCTTCGTCAACGTTGCCTGGGACGGCGGAGTCCACGCCTTCATCCTGGACACGGTGGTCGCACAGCATCGCCGGTCGAGAGGAGTCGGCGCCGCGCTGGTCGCCACCGCGGCCCACGAAGCCCGCGCCGCGAAGTGCGAATGGCTGCACGTCGACTTCGAGGAACACCTGCGCTCTTTCTATTTCGATGCATGCGGCTTCCAGGAGACGCCAGCCGGTCTGATCGCTTTATAA
- a CDS encoding endonuclease DDE, producing MAGLIAWRPGSRTRLCHRLLTHLAGKGTRRSMSERDYIALLDGVHQLVKAPIVLVWDRLNTHVSKTMQELVAEREWLTVFLLPAYSPDLNPVEGVWAHVKRSLANLAVVALDRLEKLVRNRLKHLQYRPDTLDGFIAGTGLPLDTPTSP from the coding sequence GTGGCCGGGCTGATCGCCTGGCGCCCGGGCTCCCGCACCCGGCTGTGCCACCGCCTGCTCACTCACCTCGCGGGCAAGGGCACGCGACGCAGCATGAGCGAGCGCGACTACATCGCCCTTCTGGACGGCGTCCACCAGCTGGTGAAGGCACCCATCGTGCTGGTGTGGGACCGGCTCAACACCCACGTCTCCAAGACGATGCAGGAGCTGGTTGCCGAACGTGAGTGGCTGACGGTGTTCCTGCTTCCTGCGTACTCGCCCGATCTGAACCCGGTCGAGGGCGTGTGGGCACATGTCAAACGCAGCCTGGCCAACCTCGCCGTCGTCGCCCTCGACCGCCTGGAGAAGCTCGTGCGCAACCGGCTCAAACACCTGCAGTACCGACCCGACACCCTCGATGGGTTCATAGCCGGAACCGGCCTGCCCCTGGACACCCCCACATCGCCCTAA